A genomic segment from Glycine max cultivar Williams 82 chromosome 1, Glycine_max_v4.0, whole genome shotgun sequence encodes:
- the LOC100777522 gene encoding beta-adaptin-like protein C, with protein sequence MSRNDSKYFSTTKKGEIPELKEELNSQYKDKRKDAVKKVIAAMTVGKDVSSLFTDVVNCMQTENLELKKLVYLYLINYAKSQPDLAILAVNTFVKDSQDPNPLIRALAVRTMGCIRVDKITEYLCDPLQRCLKDDDPYVRKTAAICVAKLYDINAELVEDRGFLESLKDLISDNNPMVVANAVAALAEVQENSSRPIFEITSHTLSKLLTALNECTEWGQVFILDALSRYKAADAREAENIVERVTPRLQHANCAVVLSAVKMILLQMELITSTDVVRNLCKKMAPPLVTLLSAEPEIQYVALRNINLIVQRRPTILAHEIKVFFCKYNDPIYVKMEKLEIMIKLASDRNIDQVLLEFKEYATEVDVDFVRKAVRAIGRCAIKLERAAERCISVLLELIKIKVNYVVQEAIIVIKDIFRRYPNTYESIIATLCESLDTLDEPEAKASMIWIIGEYAERIDNADELLESFLESFPEEPAQVQLQLLTATVKLFLKKPTEGPQQMIQVVLNNATVETDNPDLRDRAYIYWRLLSTDPEAAKDVVLAEKPVITDDSNQLEPSLLDELLANIATLSSVYHKPPDAFVTRVHSAQRTEDEDFAEGSETGFSESPANPANGPASPPTSATGAPATPPSVAPVPDLLGDLMGMDNSIVPVDQPVTPTGPPLPILLPASTGQGLQISAQLTRQDGQIFYSLLFENNSQVSLDGFMIQFNKNTFGLAAAGPLQVPQLQPGMSARTLLPMVMFQNMSQGPPSSVLQVAVKNNQQPVWYFSDKISLLVFFTEDGRMERSSFLETWRSLPDSNEVSKDFPAIVIGSADATVERLAASNMFFIAKRKNANQDVFYFSAKLPRGIPFLIELTTLTGNPGVKCAIKTPSPEMSALFFEAIETLLMG encoded by the exons ATGAGTAGGAACGATTCCAAGTACTTTTCCACCACCAAGAAGGGTGAAATCCCTGAGCTCAAAGAAGAGCTCAATTCTCAGTACAAG GACAAAAGAAAAGATGCTGTCAAAAAGGTTATTGCTGCAATGACTGTTGGGAAGGATGTCTCATCACTGTTCACTGACGTGGTGAATTGCATGCAAACAGAAAATTTGGAGCTAAAAAAGCTAGTTTACTTGTATCTGATAAATTATGCAAAGAGCCAACCTGACCTAGCAATACTTGCAGTGAATACATTTGTGAAG GACTCACAAGATCCAAATCCTTTAATCCGTGCCTTAGCTGTACGGACAATGGGCTGCATTCGTGTAGATAAAATTACTGAATATCTGTGTGATCCCCTTCAAAGATGCCTAAAG GATGATGACCCATATGTTCGTAAGACAGCAGCTATTTGTGTTGCCAAACTTTATGACATAAATGCAGAATTAGTTGAGGACAGGGGCTTTTTGGAATCCCTGAAGGATTTGATATCTGATAATAACCCAATGGTTGTCGCTAATGCTGTGGCAGCACTTGCGGAAGTTCAGGAAAACAGTAGTAGACCCATCTTTGAGATCACCAGTCACACACTGTCGAAGCTCCTTACTGCTTTAAATGAATGTACAGA ATGGGGTCAAGTTTTTATATTGGACGCTCTTTCTAGATACAAGGCAGCTGATGCTCGTGAGGCTGAAAACATAGTAGAAAGAGTTACTCCTCGCTTACAGCATGCCAATTGTGCAGTTGTTCTATCAGCTGTTAag ATGATCCTTCTGCAAATGGAGCTTATCACCAGTACTGATGTGGTTCGGAATCTTTGCAAAAAGATGGCCCCTCCTCTTGTGACATTACTCTCTGCAGAACCTGAGATACAATATGTAGCACTGCGGAATATCAATCTTATAGTACAAAGAAGACCAACAATACTTGCTCATGAAATTAAG GTGTTCTTCTGCAAGTACAATGATCCCATCTATGTAAAAATGGAAAAGTTAGAAATTATGATAAAACTGGCTTCAGACCGAAATATAGACCAG GTTCTATTGGAATTTAAGGAGTATGCTACTGAAGTTGATGTGGATTTCGTAAGAAAGGCTGTTCGAGCAATTGGCCGTTGTGCCATCAAATTGGAGAGAGCAGCTGAACGATGCATTAGTGTTTTGCTTGAGTTGATCAAGATAAAAGTTAATTACGTGGTTCAAGAGgcaatcattgttatcaaagaTATATTTAGAAGATACCCCAACAC ATACGAGTCCATAATTGCAACACTTTGCGAGAGCTTAGATACCTTGGATGAGCCAGAAGCCAAG GCATCAATGATCTGGATAATTGGTGAATATGCGGAAAGAATCGACAATGCTGATGAACTTCTTGAAAGTTTCTTGGAAAGTTTCCCAGAAGAACCAGCACAAGTCCAACTACAGTTGCTGACTGCTACAGTCAAACTTTTCCTTAAGAAGCCAACTGAGGGCCCACAACAGATGATTCAG GTTGTTTTGAACAATGCCACGGTGGAGACAGATAATCCTGATTTGCGAGACCGTGCATACATATATTGGCGTCTCCTTTCAACTGATCCAGAG GCTGCTAAGGATGTTGTGTTAGCTGAGAAGCCTGTGATAACTGATGATTCAAACCAACTTGAACCTTCTCTACTTGATGAGCTTCTTGCCAACATTGCTACACTATCTTCTGTTTATCACAAGCCTCCAGATGCTTTTGTAACTCGTGTACATTCAGCTCAGAGAACAGAAGACGAAGACTTTGCTGAGGGAAGCGAAACAGGGTTTTCTGAGTCACCTGCAAATCCTGCTAATGGTCCTGCATCACCGCCTACATCTGCAACAGGTGCACCAGCCACACCTCCATCTGTTGCACCTGTGCCAGATTTACTTGGTGATTTGATGGGCATGGATAATTCTATTGTTCCTGTTGATCAGCCAGTTACTCCTACTGG GCCTCCATTACCTATTTTACTACCTGCTTCAACTGGTCAGGGTTTACAAATTAGTGCACAACTGACTAGACAAGATGGtcaaatattttatagtttGTTGTTTGAGAACAACTCTCAGGTTTCACTTGATGGCTTCATGATTCAATTTAACAAGAACACATTTGGTCTTGCAGCTGCTGGACCCCTTCAG GTTCCACAGTTGCAACCCGGAATGTCAGCTAGGACACTCCTCCCTATGGTTATGTTCCAGAATATGTCGCAAGGTCCTCCTAGCTCAGTTTTACAGGTTGCTGTGAAAAACAATCAACAACCTGTGTGGTATTTCAGTGATAAAATCTCGTTACTTGTATTCTTCACCGAGGATGGTAGAATGGAACGTTCCAGTTTTCTAGAG ACATGGAGGTCCCTTCCAGATTCAAACGAGGTTTCCAAGGACTTCCCAGCCATTGTGATTGGCAGTGCGGATGCAACAGTGGAACGACTGGCTGCGTCAAACATGTTCTTTATTGCAAAGCGCAAGAATGCAAACCAGGACGTGTTTTACTTCTCAGCTAAACTCCCTAGAGGGATACCATTCTTAATTGAACTTACCACGTTGACTGGAAACCCTGGCGTCAAATGTGCAATCAAGACTCCAAGCCCTGAAATGTCTGCACTTTTCTTCGAAGCCATTGAGACTCTTCTCATGGGTTaa